A DNA window from Elephas maximus indicus isolate mEleMax1 chromosome 17, mEleMax1 primary haplotype, whole genome shotgun sequence contains the following coding sequences:
- the ASPRV1 gene encoding retroviral-like aspartic protease 1 has protein sequence MAGSGHRSQEGHRGQAFVPEPFDGANLAPHLWLHRLEVINYFNDWDHVTKLRYLKESLRGDALEVYRGLSPEDQGDYGVVKETLMKNFGGPSAAHSHLPKEIVFANSMGKGYYLKGKIDKVPVRFLVDSGAQVSVVHPSLWEEVTDGDLDTLRPFENVVKVANGAEMKILGVWDTAVSLGKLKLKAEFLVANASAEEAIIGTDVLQDHNAVLDFQHRTCTLKGKKFRLLPVGGSLEDEFDLELIEEEPSSQEGQEQLSY, from the coding sequence ATGGCTGGGAGCGGACACAGGAGCCAGGAAGGCCACCGGGGGCAAGCCTTTGTCCCAGAGCCTTTTGATGGAGCCAACCTCGCCCCACATCTCTGGCTGCACCGCTTAGAGGTCATCAACTACTTCAACGATTGGGACCATGTCACCAAGCTGAGGTACCTGAAAGAGTCCCTCAGGGGAGATGCCCTGGAGGTCTACAGAGGACTCAGCCCTGAGGACCAAGGAGACTATGGGGTTGTGAAAGAGACCCTAATGAAGAATTTTGGGGGCCCCAGTGCTGCCCACAGTCACCTGCCCAAAGAGATCGTCTTTGCCAACAGCATGGGTAAGGGCTACTACCTCAAGGGGAAAATTGACAAAGTGCCTGTTAGGTTCCTGGTGGACTCTGGAGCCCAGGTTTCTGTGGTCCACCCGAGCTTGTGGGAAGAGGTCACTGATGGCGATTTGGACACCCTGCGGCCATTTGAGAATGTGGTCAAAGTGGCCAATGGTGCTGAAATGAAGATCCTGGGTGTCTGGGATACAGCGGTGTCTCTgggcaagctgaagctgaaggcaGAGTTCCTAGTGGCCAATGCAAGTGCCGAAGAGGCCATCATTGGTACTGACGTGCTCCAGGACCACAATGCCGTCCTGGACTTCCAGCATCGTACATGCACcctaaaaggaaagaaattccGCCTTCTGCCTGTTGGAGGGTCCCTGGAAGATGAGTTTGACCTGGAACTCATAGAGGAGGAACCCTCTTCACAGGAGGGGCAGGAGCAGCTCTCCTATTGA